In one Pseudomonas tensinigenes genomic region, the following are encoded:
- a CDS encoding FAD-dependent oxidoreductase, with amino-acid sequence MAERLSNDFQFIDVGRKDPKKKLLRQRKKEFVEIYEPFKPQQSADQAHRCLGCGNPYCEWKCPVHNFIPNWLKLVAEGNILQAAELSHQTNTLPEVCGRVCPQDRLCEGACTLNDGFGAVTIGSVEKYITDTAFAMGWRPDMSKVKPTGKRVAIIGAGPAGLGCADVLVRGGVTPVVFDKNPEIGGLLTFGIPEFKLEKTVLSNRREVFTGMGIEFRLNTEVGKDVTMEQLLAEYDAVFMGMGTYTYMKGGFAGEDLPGVYDALDFLIANVNRNLGFEKSPEDFVDMKGKKVVVLGGGDTAMDCNRTSIRQGAKSVTCAYRRDEANMPGSRKEVKNAKEEGVKFLYNRQPIAIVGEDKVEGVKVVETRLGEPDARGRRSPEPIPGSEEIIPADAVVIAFGFRPSPAPWFEQFEIQTDSQGRVVAPEQGQYKHQTSNPKIFAGGDMVRGSDLVVTAIFEGRNAAEGILDYLGV; translated from the coding sequence ATGGCCGAACGTCTCAGTAACGACTTTCAATTCATCGATGTCGGGCGCAAAGATCCGAAGAAGAAACTGTTGCGTCAACGCAAGAAAGAGTTCGTCGAGATCTACGAACCGTTCAAACCCCAGCAGTCGGCCGATCAGGCCCACCGCTGCCTGGGTTGCGGCAACCCGTATTGCGAATGGAAGTGCCCGGTGCACAACTTCATTCCCAACTGGCTGAAGCTGGTGGCCGAGGGCAACATCCTTCAGGCCGCCGAGCTGTCGCACCAGACCAACACCTTGCCGGAAGTCTGCGGCCGCGTGTGCCCGCAAGATCGTCTGTGCGAGGGTGCCTGCACCCTTAACGACGGCTTCGGCGCGGTGACCATCGGTTCGGTCGAGAAGTACATCACCGACACCGCGTTCGCCATGGGCTGGCGCCCGGACATGTCCAAGGTCAAGCCGACCGGCAAACGTGTCGCGATCATCGGTGCAGGCCCGGCGGGTCTCGGTTGTGCCGACGTGCTGGTGCGTGGCGGCGTAACTCCGGTGGTGTTCGACAAGAACCCGGAAATCGGCGGTCTGCTGACCTTCGGTATCCCCGAGTTCAAGCTTGAGAAGACCGTGCTGAGCAATCGTCGCGAAGTCTTCACCGGCATGGGCATCGAGTTCCGTCTGAACACCGAAGTCGGCAAAGACGTGACCATGGAACAACTGCTCGCCGAGTACGATGCGGTGTTCATGGGCATGGGCACTTACACCTACATGAAGGGCGGTTTTGCCGGTGAAGATCTGCCGGGCGTTTATGACGCACTGGACTTCCTGATTGCCAACGTCAATCGCAACCTGGGCTTTGAAAAGTCGCCGGAAGATTTCGTCGACATGAAAGGCAAGAAGGTTGTGGTACTCGGCGGCGGCGACACGGCGATGGACTGCAACCGCACGTCGATCCGTCAGGGCGCCAAATCGGTGACCTGCGCTTATCGTCGTGACGAAGCGAACATGCCCGGCTCGCGCAAAGAGGTGAAGAACGCCAAGGAAGAAGGCGTGAAATTCCTCTACAACCGCCAGCCGATCGCTATCGTCGGTGAAGACAAGGTCGAAGGCGTGAAAGTGGTCGAGACCCGTCTCGGCGAACCGGACGCCCGTGGCCGTCGCAGCCCTGAGCCGATCCCGGGTTCCGAAGAGATCATCCCGGCCGACGCCGTGGTTATCGCTTTCGGTTTCCGCCCGAGCCCGGCGCCGTGGTTCGAACAGTTCGAGATCCAGACCGACAGCCAGGGCCGCGTCGTTGCGCCTGAGCAAGGTCAGTACAAGCACCAGACCAGCAACCCGAAAATCTTTGCCGGTGGCGACATGGTGCGCGGTTCCGACCTGGTGGTGACGGCGATCTTCGAAGGCCGCAATGCCGCCGAAGGGATCCTCGATTACCTGGGCGTCTGA